From the Serinus canaria isolate serCan28SL12 chromosome 21, serCan2020, whole genome shotgun sequence genome, one window contains:
- the C21H1orf174 gene encoding UPF0688 protein C1orf174 homolog: MRLPFARSPLSVPGALCSVPGARARPGVPERSSTRWRARACARPKMAAGGAARGRRRSDTRGPARPARPRPRQRARSSAEVAPAADPAQPAGETADTASPRSSHGAAEGQPAKRMKYEESNLKSELEGLTCESGNLATLGETPKTSDEDGGSEDPRDSSVIQEEKDESIPETDEGKQEKEHGVSLETHTVKSSSAPLKMGGYLHHYHVFSEEESSCGSFDGATSEDAEHPRRPMLLEHSSGLSDEDSNQPMPVHRFFGDVELHLPEVVLPSVTRSRREARKLHFIAKEDDEEEEEEDDV; the protein is encoded by the exons ATGAGGCTGCCCTTCGCCCGGAGTCCTTTGTCGGTGCCCGGAGCCCTTTGCTCGGTGCCCGGAGCCCGCGCTCGCCCCGGGGTTCCTGAACGGAGCTCCACAAGATGGCGAGCGCGGGCCTGCGCGCGgcccaagatggcggcgggcggcgcggcgcggggTCGGAGGCGCTCGGACACCCGCGGCCCCGCTCGCCCGGCCCGGCCACGGCCACGACAGCGGGCCCGGAGCTCCGCGGAGGTGGCCCCGGCAGCCGACCCCGCACAGCCCGCGGGGGAAACAGCCGACACGGCGAGCCCG cGTTCAtcacatggagctgctgaaggacaaCCTGCAAAGAGGATGAAATATGAAGAAAGCAATCTAAAATCAGAGCTAGAGGGACTCACATGTGAAAGTGGAAACCTTGCTACTCTGGGGGAAACACCTAAAACATCTGATGAGGATGGAGGTTCAGAAGATCCAAGAGACAGCAGTGTAATCcaagaggaaaaagatgaaAGCATTCCAGAGACTGAtgaagggaagcaggagaaggagcatgGTGTTTCTCTGGAGACACACACAGTGAAATCCAGCAGCGCCCCATTAAAAATGGGTGGATATCTGCACCACTATCACGTGTTCAGTGAagaggagagcagctgtgggagctttGACGGGGCCACCTCGGAGGATGCAGAGCACCCGCGGAGGCCGAtgctcctggagcacagcagtggcCTCTCGGATGAGGACAGCAACCAGCCCATGCCAGTGCACCGCTTCTTTGGAGATGTTGAACTG cacctcccagaaGTTGTGCTCCCGAGTGTGACGAGGAGCAGGCGAGAAGCCAGGAAGCTCCATTTCATTGCAAAGGAAgatgatgaagaggaggaggaagaggatgatgTCTAA
- the DFFB gene encoding DNA fragmentation factor subunit beta — protein MAEPLRPFRLRGCGSPQKFGVAAGSLRGLLRKGCRLLQLPLAGSRLCLYEDGTELTESYFRALPPQTELVLLGPGESWQGCASDIERLLAAFCSQQGAVVEAARRLLTDERAPHRQKLLADLIHNLSENILAEDKEDDKKWFEGLESRFKNKSSYLRHSCESRMRGYMREVTGFISNVHPAARDAYRGIIDLMADKLKSVKYNGCYFDRREEEEAVRLCTAEGWFSCQGPFDRDDCPCKHSINPYSNRESRILFSTWNLDHIIEKKRAVVPELAEAVKTRDGREVNWEYFYQLLFTLDNLKLVHIACHKKTNHNLSCDKTRIYRKRKQTHEIS, from the exons atGGCGGAGCCGCTGCGGCCCTTCCGCCTGCGCGGGTGCGGCAGCCCGCAGAAGTTCGGGGTGGCGGCCGGGAGCTTGCGCGGGTTGCTGAGGAAGGGCTGCCGGCTGCTGCAG CTTCCCTTGGCAGGCAGCCGCCTCTGCCTCTACGAGGACGGCACGGAGCTGACCGAGAGCTACTTCCGAGCGCTGCCGCCGCAGAcggagctggtgctgctgggccccggggagagctggcagggct gtgccAGCGACATCGAGCGGCTCCTGGCCGCgttctgcagccagcagggcgCTGTGGTGGAAGCTGCGCGGAGGCTGCTGACCGACGAGCGAGCTCCCCACAGGCAGAAGCTGCTGGCGGATCTCATCCACAACCTGAGTGAAAACATCCTGGCCGAGGACAAGGAAGACGACAAGAAATGGTTTGAAG ggctggagtCTCGGTTCAAGAACAAATCCAGCTACCTGCGGCATAGCTGTGAGAGCAGAATGCGGGGCTACATGAGAGAG GttactggttttatttcaaatgttcaTCCTGCAGCACGAGATGCCTACAGAGGGATAATCGACCTGATGGCAGATAAACTGAAATCTGTGAAGTACAACGGGTGCTACTTTGacagaagggaggaggaggaggcagtaCGCCTGTGCACTGCAGAGGGGTGGTTCTCCTGTCAG GGACCATTTGACAGAGATGACTGCCCGTGTAAGCATTCCATCAACCCCTACAGCAACAGGGAAAGCAGGATCCTCTTCAGCACCTGGAATCTCGACCACAT AATTGAGAAGAAACGTGCTGTTGTCCCAGAACTGGCAGAAGCTGTCAAAACACGAGACGGGAGAGAAGTGAACTGGGAATACTTCTATCAGCTGCTGTTTACTCTGGATAATTTAAAACTCGTACATATTGCTTGCCATAAGAAAACCAATCATAACCTCAGCTGtgacaaaaccagaatttaCAGAAAGAGGAAGCAAACCCATGAGATTTCCTAG